A window from Listeria seeligeri serovar 1/2b str. SLCC3954 encodes these proteins:
- a CDS encoding DNA-3-methyladenine glycosylase — protein MKPIISKDFFENKTTIEIARDILGMRLVHQTDKGKMSGYIVETEAYLGATDMAAHSFRNLKTKRTDIMFQSAGAIYMYQMHRQVLLNFITMKAGIPEAVLIRAIEPEASCEKQMEQNRNGKTGIELTNGPGKTTQALGLSMEDYGKTLFDSNIWLEEAKIPHLIEATNRIGVPNKGVATHYPLRFTVKGSPYISAQRKGLISTNNWR, from the coding sequence ATGAAACCAATTATTTCTAAAGACTTTTTTGAAAATAAAACGACAATTGAAATAGCAAGAGACATCCTTGGTATGCGTCTAGTTCATCAGACAGATAAAGGGAAAATGTCTGGTTACATAGTGGAAACAGAAGCGTATTTAGGTGCAACCGATATGGCAGCCCATAGTTTTAGAAACCTTAAAACAAAGCGAACGGACATTATGTTTCAATCTGCTGGAGCTATTTATATGTACCAAATGCACCGCCAAGTATTGCTTAACTTTATTACGATGAAAGCAGGAATTCCAGAAGCCGTGCTAATTCGAGCTATTGAGCCGGAAGCATCATGTGAAAAGCAAATGGAGCAAAATAGAAATGGAAAAACAGGAATCGAGTTAACAAATGGTCCGGGAAAAACAACACAAGCTTTAGGATTAAGTATGGAAGATTACGGGAAAACTCTCTTTGATAGTAATATTTGGTTAGAAGAAGCGAAAATCCCACATTTAATAGAAGCAACTAATCGAATTGGCGTACCAAACAAAGGTGTAGCAACCCATTACCCGCTAAGATTCACTGTCAAAGGAAGCCCCTATATTTCAGCACAGCGAAAAGGACTAATTTCCACTAACAATTGGCGATAA
- the coaA gene encoding type I pantothenate kinase produces MNDYNHYFHFQREEWRKLEVSKDQILTAEELEEIRGLNDRISLQDISEIYLPLIKLIAIQYHEAIFIHGEKMEYLKKKESRAPFIIALAGSVAVGKSTTARVFKLMLDRWFSKTRQVELVTTDGFLFPNKVLEERGIMNKKGFPESYDRERFAEFLTDLKANKEDVEVPLYSHFTYDVLDETRTLHNPDIVIIEGINVLQADQHESLFPSDFFDFSVYMDAAEADIKKWYLERFFMLRETAFQDTSSYFHPYTKISKKEAEEFALDVWDTINGVNLKENIEKTKYRADLVLHKGTDHLISDIYLRK; encoded by the coding sequence ATGAATGATTATAATCACTACTTTCATTTCCAAAGAGAAGAATGGCGCAAGTTGGAAGTGAGTAAAGATCAAATTTTAACTGCAGAAGAATTAGAAGAAATTCGTGGTTTAAACGACCGAATTTCCTTACAAGATATCTCTGAAATTTATTTGCCGCTGATTAAGTTAATTGCCATTCAGTATCACGAAGCAATTTTTATTCATGGTGAAAAAATGGAATACTTAAAGAAAAAAGAATCGCGCGCTCCTTTTATTATTGCTTTAGCCGGAAGTGTTGCGGTCGGAAAAAGCACAACTGCACGTGTATTTAAACTAATGTTAGATCGCTGGTTTTCTAAAACAAGACAAGTAGAATTAGTCACAACAGACGGTTTCCTCTTTCCGAATAAAGTTTTAGAAGAGCGAGGAATAATGAATAAAAAAGGATTTCCAGAAAGCTACGATCGCGAGCGTTTTGCGGAATTTTTAACTGATTTAAAAGCAAACAAAGAAGATGTTGAAGTGCCACTTTACTCTCATTTTACATATGATGTTTTAGATGAGACAAGAACATTACACAATCCAGATATCGTGATTATTGAAGGAATTAATGTCTTGCAAGCTGACCAGCACGAAAGCCTATTTCCAAGTGACTTTTTTGATTTCTCGGTTTACATGGACGCAGCCGAAGCCGATATTAAGAAATGGTACTTAGAACGTTTCTTCATGCTTCGCGAAACAGCCTTTCAAGATACTAGCTCTTATTTTCATCCGTACACAAAAATCAGTAAAAAAGAAGCAGAAGAGTTTGCACTAGACGTTTGGGACACAATCAATGGAGTAAACTTGAAAGAAAATATCGAAAAAACAAAGTATCGAGCGGATTTAGTCCTTCATAAAGGTACGGATCATCTCATTTCAGATATTTATTTACGAAAATAG
- the lplA1 gene encoding lipoate protein ligase LplA1, which yields MYFIDNNNEKDPRINLAVEEFILTELELDEPVLLFYINKPSIIIGRNQNTVEEIDTEYVEKNDVIVVRRLSGGGAVYHDEGNLNFSFITEDDGESFHNFAKFTQPIVEALKRLDVNAELKGRNDLLIDGFKVSGNAQFATKGKMFSHGTLMYNLNLDNVVASLKPRKDKIESKGIKSVRSRVANISDFMEQDMTTEEFRDLLLLYIFGVEKVEDVKEYKLTEADWEKIREISAKRYGNWDWNYGKSPKFDLERTKRFPVGAVDVRLNVQKGIITDIKIFGDFFGVKNVADIEQKLLNVTYKREALAEALAEIEVKEYFGNITKEEFLDLLY from the coding sequence ATGTATTTTATTGATAATAACAATGAGAAAGACCCGCGAATTAATTTAGCGGTGGAAGAATTTATTTTGACAGAACTTGAATTAGATGAGCCGGTGTTATTATTTTATATAAATAAACCATCTATTATCATCGGTCGAAATCAAAATACAGTAGAAGAAATTGACACTGAATATGTCGAAAAAAATGATGTCATCGTCGTTCGCAGACTTTCAGGTGGCGGAGCTGTTTATCATGATGAAGGGAATTTGAATTTTAGTTTTATTACAGAAGATGACGGAGAATCATTCCATAATTTTGCTAAGTTTACACAGCCGATTGTCGAAGCACTTAAACGCTTGGATGTGAATGCAGAATTAAAAGGCCGCAACGATTTACTTATCGACGGTTTTAAAGTTTCAGGAAATGCCCAATTTGCCACTAAAGGAAAAATGTTCTCCCATGGCACATTGATGTACAACTTGAATTTAGATAATGTTGTAGCTTCCTTAAAACCACGTAAAGACAAAATCGAATCAAAAGGAATTAAATCTGTTCGAAGCCGCGTAGCTAATATTTCCGATTTCATGGAACAAGACATGACTACAGAAGAATTTCGTGACTTGTTACTCCTTTATATTTTCGGCGTTGAGAAAGTAGAAGATGTTAAAGAGTACAAACTAACAGAAGCTGATTGGGAAAAAATTCGCGAAATATCTGCAAAACGGTATGGTAATTGGGATTGGAATTACGGAAAATCTCCAAAATTTGATTTAGAACGAACAAAACGCTTCCCAGTTGGAGCTGTTGATGTACGTTTAAATGTCCAAAAAGGTATCATTACTGATATTAAAATCTTTGGCGACTTCTTCGGTGTCAAAAATGTAGCAGATATTGAACAAAAATTGCTCAATGTAACCTATAAACGGGAAGCTTTGGCGGAAGCATTAGCAGAAATCGAAGTAAAAGAGTATTTTGGAAACATTACAAAAGAAGAATTTTTAGATTTACTTTATTAA
- a CDS encoding ABC transporter permease produces MRILAIVKRIINQFRRDKRTLALMFLAPLLLITLLTYLFEGDTVKPVVGVAGISDSMVKELKANDLTIKTYSTDINVNDKIKAADLDAFFLQNGEKIEVTYENSEPSVSKEIGLKLQKALMQEQQAQVKSQAKVTGEALAKAGVDPNSIASLSNGAEKLTVSTNYVYGDKDTNFFDTISPIFIGFFVFFFVFLIAGISFLRERTTGTLERLMATPIKRIELELGYLIGFGIFALLQSILVAVFSIQVLDMMQNGSLFHVLLITLMLGLVSLSLGILLSTFANNEFQIVQFIPIVIVPQILFCGIFPLDGMADWLVWIAHIMPLYYGADALTAIMVKGEGFASFATDFYILVGFVVLFVVLNIFALKKYRKV; encoded by the coding sequence ATGCGGATTTTAGCTATCGTTAAACGTATTATTAATCAGTTCAGACGTGATAAACGAACACTTGCTTTAATGTTTCTCGCACCACTACTGTTAATTACTTTATTAACTTATTTATTTGAAGGCGATACTGTGAAGCCAGTGGTAGGAGTTGCCGGTATTTCTGACTCCATGGTGAAAGAATTAAAAGCAAATGACTTAACAATTAAAACTTATTCAACAGATATTAATGTAAATGACAAAATAAAAGCAGCTGACTTAGATGCCTTTTTCTTACAGAATGGTGAAAAAATTGAAGTAACCTACGAAAATAGTGAACCATCTGTTAGCAAAGAGATTGGCTTAAAACTGCAAAAAGCATTAATGCAAGAGCAACAAGCACAAGTGAAAAGCCAAGCAAAAGTAACAGGAGAAGCACTTGCAAAAGCAGGAGTTGACCCAAATTCGATTGCTTCCCTTTCTAATGGTGCCGAAAAGTTAACTGTTTCCACTAATTATGTATACGGAGATAAGGATACCAACTTCTTTGACACCATTAGTCCGATTTTTATTGGCTTTTTCGTCTTTTTCTTCGTCTTTCTAATAGCTGGTATTTCTTTCCTTAGAGAGCGCACTACTGGTACATTAGAGCGATTAATGGCAACACCGATTAAGCGAATTGAACTGGAGCTAGGTTATTTAATCGGCTTTGGTATTTTCGCCTTACTCCAGTCAATCCTTGTGGCAGTATTTTCCATCCAAGTGCTTGATATGATGCAAAATGGTTCATTATTTCATGTGTTACTCATTACGCTGATGCTTGGACTTGTTTCTCTTTCACTAGGAATTCTGCTATCGACTTTCGCGAACAATGAATTTCAAATTGTCCAATTCATCCCAATCGTCATCGTCCCGCAAATCCTGTTTTGTGGTATTTTCCCACTAGACGGAATGGCAGATTGGCTCGTATGGATTGCGCACATTATGCCGCTTTATTATGGTGCAGATGCGCTCACAGCAATTATGGTAAAAGGAGAAGGTTTCGCATCATTTGCCACCGACTTTTATATTTTAGTTGGTTTTGTTGTCTTATTCGTCGTATTAAATATTTTTGCCTTAAAAAAATATCGAAAAGTTTAA
- a CDS encoding MBL fold metallo-hydrolase encodes MKLTVFGHWGGYPVANEGTSSYLLEEDGFKLLIDIGASAVSIMQNYIDPDDINAAIISHYHPDHVADVGILQHIRLLSQKKEKPPVLPIYGHKEDERGYSYLEMNNVTKAIEYKADDTLEIGPFKVTFLKTVHPVVCYAMRIEAAGKVFVYTADSAYQDSFIHFSKEADLLVADTNFFHDLAGKTKVHMASVEVAKIAKEANVKSLLLSHLPEVGDLEVLKKEAAAIYTGEIALASKGFTKTF; translated from the coding sequence ATGAAACTAACTGTTTTTGGACATTGGGGTGGCTATCCTGTAGCAAATGAAGGGACATCTAGTTATTTGCTAGAAGAGGATGGCTTTAAACTACTAATTGACATTGGAGCTAGTGCTGTTTCTATTATGCAAAATTATATCGATCCGGATGATATTAATGCGGCGATAATTTCTCATTACCATCCAGATCACGTAGCAGACGTAGGAATTTTGCAGCATATTCGACTATTATCACAAAAGAAAGAAAAACCACCCGTTCTGCCTATTTACGGACATAAAGAAGACGAACGAGGTTATTCTTACTTGGAAATGAATAATGTTACCAAAGCGATAGAGTACAAAGCGGACGACACATTAGAAATTGGACCGTTTAAAGTCACTTTTTTAAAAACAGTTCATCCGGTTGTATGCTATGCGATGCGAATTGAAGCTGCTGGGAAAGTATTCGTTTATACAGCAGATAGTGCTTACCAAGACAGTTTTATCCATTTTTCCAAAGAGGCAGATTTACTCGTTGCCGATACGAATTTTTTCCATGATTTAGCTGGAAAAACAAAAGTGCATATGGCAAGCGTGGAAGTGGCGAAGATTGCCAAAGAAGCAAACGTAAAATCACTTTTACTCAGTCATTTACCAGAAGTGGGTGATTTAGAAGTATTGAAGAAAGAAGCAGCCGCAATTTATACAGGAGAAATCGCACTTGCATCAAAAGGATTTACGAAAACATTTTAA
- a CDS encoding VOC family protein, translating into MKQSIVHIALVVKDYDEAIAFYTEKLNFELIEDTYQPEQDKRWVVISPPNSAGTTILLAKASKPIQADFIGNQAGGRVFLFLGTDDFYRDYNNMVEKGIEFVREPKTADYGEVAVFQDLYGNLWDLVQFSERHLMNARI; encoded by the coding sequence GTGAAACAATCAATTGTCCATATTGCTTTAGTTGTGAAAGATTATGATGAAGCTATTGCATTTTACACGGAAAAGTTAAATTTTGAATTGATAGAAGACACCTATCAACCAGAACAGGACAAAAGATGGGTGGTAATATCTCCTCCAAATTCCGCTGGGACAACCATATTACTAGCGAAAGCTTCCAAACCAATACAAGCTGATTTTATTGGTAATCAAGCAGGTGGTAGAGTCTTTTTGTTTCTAGGAACAGACGATTTCTATCGGGATTACAACAATATGGTGGAAAAGGGGATAGAGTTTGTGAGAGAACCAAAAACGGCAGATTACGGAGAAGTTGCAGTATTTCAAGATTTATACGGCAATTTATGGGATTTGGTTCAATTTTCGGAACGGCATTTAATGAACGCACGAATCTAA
- the ltaS gene encoding lipoteichoic acid synthase LtaS, giving the protein MKDWKIKIQTFLSKNYGFFVLAVILYWLKTYIAYQIEFKLGIENLMQQILLFINPLSGTIFFLGLALFAKGRRSFIWIIVIDFLMTFILYANIVYYRFFSDFITLPNLNPKQMQNMGDMGSSITALLSWHDVIYFVDIVLLIALLVFRFVKPDKTARIRARKVVGVLTLGIAMFFANLGLAEIDRPQLLTRTFDRNYIVKYLGMTNYQIYDAVKSTESSTQRALADSSDVTEVLNYTKSKYAAPNPEYYGKAKGKNVIYIHLESFQQFLVNYKLNGEEVTPFINSFFKDKNTLSFTNFFHQTGQGKTADSEMLLENSLYGLAEGSAFTTKGQNTYESASAILGQQGYTSSVFHGNYKSFWNRDEIYKQFGYDHFYDASYYDMNEADVSNYGLKDKPFFKESEEYLSSLPQPFYTKFITLTNHFPYPIDEKDATIAPATTGDSSVDTYFQTARYLDESVKSFVDYLKKSGLYDNSVIIMYGDHYGISDNHEEAMTKILGKEYNTFENAQAQRVPLMIHVPGVEGGVQEQYGGQVDLLPTLLHLLGIDNKEYLQFGTDLLSEDHKQLVPFRNGDYITPDYSMIGGNMYNQKTGEPIATETKEMKDTKEKVAKELELSDSVLQGDLLRFYAPEGFEKVDPSKYNYNKKKPTDSKEDK; this is encoded by the coding sequence ATGAAGGATTGGAAAATAAAAATCCAAACGTTTTTAAGCAAGAATTATGGATTTTTTGTTCTAGCCGTCATTCTTTATTGGCTAAAAACGTATATTGCATATCAAATTGAATTTAAACTAGGTATTGAAAATCTAATGCAACAAATATTGCTGTTCATTAATCCATTAAGTGGAACTATTTTTTTCTTAGGTCTTGCACTTTTTGCTAAAGGCCGTCGTTCATTTATCTGGATTATCGTCATTGATTTCTTAATGACATTTATTCTTTACGCAAATATTGTGTATTACAGATTCTTTAGTGATTTTATTACACTTCCGAATCTAAATCCAAAACAAATGCAAAACATGGGCGACATGGGTAGCAGTATCACAGCTTTACTTAGCTGGCATGATGTTATTTATTTTGTGGACATTGTGCTATTAATTGCACTTCTTGTTTTCCGCTTTGTAAAACCTGACAAAACTGCTCGTATTCGCGCAAGAAAAGTTGTCGGCGTATTAACGCTTGGTATCGCAATGTTCTTTGCAAACTTAGGACTTGCAGAAATCGATCGTCCGCAATTATTAACAAGAACTTTTGATAGAAACTATATAGTAAAATATCTTGGTATGACGAACTACCAAATTTATGACGCAGTGAAAAGTACGGAATCTTCCACTCAGCGTGCACTTGCTGATAGTAGTGATGTAACAGAAGTACTAAATTACACCAAATCAAAATATGCCGCGCCAAATCCAGAGTACTACGGTAAAGCGAAAGGCAAAAACGTTATTTATATTCATTTAGAAAGTTTCCAACAATTCTTAGTGAATTATAAATTAAATGGTGAAGAAGTAACGCCGTTTATTAACTCTTTCTTTAAAGATAAAAATACACTAAGCTTTACAAACTTTTTCCACCAAACAGGACAAGGTAAAACAGCCGATTCTGAGATGTTACTTGAGAATTCACTTTATGGGTTAGCTGAAGGTTCTGCTTTTACAACTAAAGGACAAAACACCTATGAATCAGCATCTGCTATTTTAGGTCAACAAGGCTATACAAGTTCTGTTTTCCACGGTAACTATAAGAGTTTCTGGAACCGTGATGAGATTTACAAACAATTTGGTTATGATCATTTCTATGATGCTAGTTATTATGATATGAACGAAGCAGATGTTTCCAATTACGGATTAAAAGATAAACCATTCTTTAAAGAGTCAGAAGAATATCTATCTTCCCTACCACAACCATTCTATACGAAATTCATTACGTTAACTAACCACTTCCCTTATCCAATTGATGAGAAGGATGCAACGATTGCCCCAGCAACAACGGGTGATTCTTCGGTTGATACGTATTTCCAAACCGCTCGTTACTTGGATGAATCTGTGAAAAGCTTCGTGGATTACTTGAAGAAATCGGGACTTTACGATAATTCTGTAATCATTATGTACGGAGATCACTATGGTATTTCTGATAACCATGAAGAAGCCATGACGAAAATCCTTGGCAAAGAGTACAACACTTTTGAGAATGCCCAAGCGCAACGTGTGCCTTTAATGATTCATGTTCCTGGTGTAGAAGGTGGCGTGCAAGAACAATATGGTGGTCAAGTTGACCTTTTACCAACGTTACTTCACTTACTAGGTATTGATAACAAAGAGTACTTGCAATTTGGTACAGATTTACTTTCAGAAGATCATAAACAATTAGTTCCTTTCCGAAACGGTGATTATATTACCCCAGATTATTCTATGATTGGCGGCAATATGTACAACCAAAAAACGGGCGAACCAATTGCGACCGAAACAAAAGAAATGAAAGACACAAAAGAAAAAGTAGCCAAAGAACTAGAGCTTTCTGATTCTGTCTTACAAGGTGATTTGTTACGATTCTATGCCCCTGAAGGTTTTGAAAAAGTGGATCCAAGTAAATATAACTACAATAAGAAAAAACCAACTGATTCAAAAGAAGATAAATAA
- a CDS encoding TetR/AcrR family transcriptional regulator: MDTEGDILRQMLDLTEKETKMSDKQRRIVAASIELFAEKGYAGTSTNEIAKKAGVAEGTIFRHYKTKKDLLMAITMPTLIGGVIPFLAQSFVKEVFESEYPDFQSFIREIIVNRFDFAKENGKVIKIYFMELFYHDELRVQFSEIFMTHVKGQFDQMIDYYKERGEIVDMPNSTIMRALITNIVGFMLTRFVVMPEADWNDPKEIDDTVNYIMHGLGK, from the coding sequence GTGGATACAGAAGGAGATATCTTGCGTCAAATGCTTGATTTAACAGAAAAAGAAACAAAAATGAGCGACAAACAGCGTCGAATTGTCGCGGCTTCCATTGAATTATTTGCAGAGAAGGGCTACGCTGGGACTTCCACCAATGAAATCGCCAAAAAAGCTGGTGTTGCAGAAGGAACCATTTTTAGACATTACAAAACAAAAAAGGATTTACTTATGGCAATCACCATGCCGACCTTAATTGGTGGCGTTATTCCATTCTTAGCGCAAAGCTTCGTTAAAGAAGTTTTTGAAAGTGAATATCCAGATTTTCAGTCATTTATTCGAGAAATTATCGTGAATCGGTTTGATTTTGCCAAAGAAAATGGAAAAGTCATCAAGATTTACTTTATGGAATTGTTTTATCATGATGAACTTAGAGTCCAGTTTTCCGAAATTTTTATGACCCATGTCAAAGGACAGTTTGATCAAATGATTGATTATTACAAGGAACGCGGCGAAATTGTGGATATGCCAAATAGTACGATTATGCGAGCATTAATTACGAATATCGTTGGCTTTATGTTGACTCGTTTTGTCGTCATGCCAGAAGCGGACTGGAATGATCCAAAAGAAATTGACGATACAGTTAACTACATCATGCATGGATTAGGTAAGTAA
- a CDS encoding glycosyltransferase GltA yields MNKNIDYSCIVPVFNEEEVLLKTYQRLTEVMQSLDGTYEIIFVNDGSRDSTRSILQKLSTEDSSVKALHFSRNFGHQIAITAGANYASGEAVIVIDADLQDPPELIVQMVEKWKEGYQVVYAQRIKRNGETFFKKQSASLFYRILSKLTDINIPVDTGDFRLMDAQVCRELAGLHEKNPFVRGQVSWLGFKQTSIHYERDERAAGETKYPLKKMIKLSIDGITSFSYRPLKLASYLGVITAFIGFVYLIIVLFQRFFTDTTLTGWTSIIILQLVFGGTILFILGLIGEYIGRIYDEVKDRPLYIIEEENGFSK; encoded by the coding sequence ATGAATAAAAACATTGATTATTCTTGTATAGTCCCTGTTTTTAATGAAGAAGAAGTATTATTAAAAACCTATCAAAGACTGACAGAAGTAATGCAATCTCTTGACGGGACTTATGAAATTATTTTTGTAAATGATGGCAGTAGAGACTCAACAAGAAGTATACTACAGAAATTGAGTACAGAAGATAGTTCAGTTAAAGCTCTTCACTTTTCTAGGAACTTTGGGCATCAAATTGCGATCACAGCTGGCGCCAATTATGCTAGTGGTGAAGCTGTTATTGTTATTGACGCAGATTTACAAGACCCACCAGAATTAATTGTTCAAATGGTAGAAAAGTGGAAAGAAGGTTACCAAGTTGTATATGCACAGCGCATAAAACGAAACGGAGAAACTTTCTTTAAAAAACAAAGTGCTTCTCTTTTTTATCGCATTTTAAGTAAATTAACAGATATTAATATTCCAGTAGATACAGGTGATTTCCGTCTAATGGATGCTCAAGTTTGCCGCGAGCTAGCTGGACTCCACGAAAAAAATCCGTTTGTACGTGGCCAAGTAAGCTGGCTTGGTTTTAAACAAACTTCTATTCATTATGAACGCGATGAACGTGCTGCTGGTGAAACAAAATATCCGCTGAAAAAAATGATTAAATTGTCGATTGATGGGATTACTTCTTTTTCGTATCGCCCGTTAAAACTTGCTAGCTATTTAGGGGTTATTACAGCTTTTATTGGGTTTGTTTATTTGATTATCGTCCTGTTTCAAAGATTCTTCACAGACACCACATTGACTGGTTGGACTTCTATCATTATTTTGCAACTCGTTTTTGGCGGAACAATACTATTTATTCTTGGGTTGATTGGCGAATATATTGGTCGGATATATGATGAAGTAAAAGATCGCCCACTTTATATAATAGAAGAAGAAAATGGTTTTTCTAAATAA
- a CDS encoding class A sortase — MLKKTIAIIILVIGLLLIFSPFIKNGIVKYLSGHETIEQYQPEDIKKNNEKEATFDFESVQLPSMTSVVKGAANYDKEAVVGSIAVPSVDVNLLVFKGTNTANLLAGATTMRSDQVMGEGNYPLAGHHMRDESMLFGPIMKVKEGDKIYLTDLENLYVYEVTETKTIDETEVSVIDNTKDARITLITCDKPTETTKRFVAVGELEKTEKLTKELENKYFPK, encoded by the coding sequence ATGTTAAAGAAAACAATCGCAATAATAATATTAGTCATCGGTTTACTATTAATTTTTTCACCTTTCATCAAAAATGGTATCGTGAAGTACTTAAGTGGACACGAAACAATTGAGCAATATCAACCAGAAGATATTAAGAAAAACAATGAAAAAGAAGCAACTTTTGATTTTGAAAGTGTTCAACTGCCATCAATGACATCAGTTGTCAAAGGCGCAGCAAACTATGATAAAGAAGCGGTTGTTGGTTCTATCGCAGTTCCTTCTGTAGATGTGAACTTACTTGTTTTTAAAGGAACAAATACAGCGAACTTACTTGCTGGTGCAACAACCATGCGTTCTGACCAAGTGATGGGAGAAGGTAATTATCCGCTCGCTGGGCATCATATGCGTGACGAGTCGATGTTGTTTGGCCCGATTATGAAAGTCAAAGAAGGCGACAAAATATACTTAACCGACCTTGAGAATTTGTATGTATATGAAGTGACGGAAACAAAAACGATTGACGAAACAGAAGTAAGCGTCATTGATAATACAAAAGATGCCAGAATTACTCTAATCACATGTGACAAACCTACAGAAACAACGAAACGATTTGTGGCAGTTGGTGAGTTAGAAAAAACAGAAAAACTAACGAAAGAACTAGAGAATAAATATTTCCCTAAATAA
- a CDS encoding ABC transporter ATP-binding protein, producing the protein MTEIAIKVTDLTVKIGKKDILFNMSLEIKKGEIFGLIGPSGAGKTTLVKTIIGMEKATTGQTEVLEKRMPNLSVISKIGYMAQSDALYTDLTAKENLDFFASLYSIKRNEKKERMNYAAKLVNLEPDLTKKVNNYSGGMKRRLSLAISVLADPDVLILDEPTVGIDPELRKSIWEELAELKANGKCILVTTHVMDEAEKCDRLAMIRNGKIIAVGTPQELSSKTTSGKLEDAFLEFGGAN; encoded by the coding sequence ATGACAGAAATAGCAATTAAAGTGACAGATCTCACTGTAAAAATTGGTAAGAAAGATATCTTGTTTAATATGTCACTCGAAATCAAAAAGGGTGAAATATTTGGTTTAATCGGCCCATCTGGTGCAGGTAAGACCACTCTTGTAAAAACCATCATTGGTATGGAAAAAGCTACTACCGGACAAACCGAAGTGCTAGAAAAGCGGATGCCTAATCTATCAGTTATTAGTAAAATTGGTTATATGGCACAGTCTGATGCGCTTTATACAGATTTAACAGCCAAGGAAAACTTAGACTTTTTTGCCTCATTATATTCTATTAAGAGGAATGAAAAGAAAGAGAGAATGAATTATGCAGCCAAACTTGTTAATTTAGAGCCAGATTTAACTAAAAAAGTGAACAACTATTCTGGTGGGATGAAGCGCCGACTTTCCCTTGCTATTTCTGTTCTGGCTGATCCTGATGTCCTTATTTTAGATGAACCGACCGTTGGAATTGACCCAGAACTACGTAAAAGCATTTGGGAAGAACTTGCTGAACTTAAAGCGAATGGTAAATGTATCCTTGTAACGACACACGTGATGGATGAGGCCGAAAAATGTGACCGGCTTGCAATGATTAGAAATGGGAAAATAATCGCTGTTGGGACGCCTCAGGAGCTCTCAAGCAAAACGACTTCTGGAAAACTTGAAGATGCCTTTTTAGAGTTTGGGGGAGCGAACTAA
- a CDS encoding TVP38/TMEM64 family protein: protein MNLWQDMMNFFSYDNLMYWLSEYRNLGPFLAFFLPFIEAFLPFLPFILFVVVNVNAYGLLGGFVISVTAAIAGSLCVFLLARKFGQTRFLRFISGHKQIKRVMEWIDRHGFSPIFILLVMPFTPSSAVNIVAGLSKIKVYQFILALVGGKIVKVFAISYIGYDFVDLIHQPLKLAILIVCVAILWFIGKRLEHWMSGKNLK from the coding sequence ATGAATTTATGGCAGGATATGATGAATTTCTTTTCTTATGATAATTTGATGTACTGGCTAAGTGAATATCGGAATTTAGGACCATTTTTAGCTTTTTTCTTACCATTTATTGAAGCATTTTTACCATTCTTACCTTTTATTTTATTTGTTGTCGTGAATGTAAATGCTTATGGGCTACTTGGCGGATTTGTGATTTCAGTTACTGCGGCAATTGCTGGTAGTCTTTGTGTCTTTTTACTTGCGAGAAAATTCGGACAAACTCGCTTTTTACGATTTATTTCTGGTCACAAGCAAATTAAACGTGTGATGGAATGGATTGATAGACATGGTTTTAGTCCGATTTTCATTTTACTCGTTATGCCTTTCACCCCTTCTTCAGCAGTTAATATTGTGGCTGGCCTTTCCAAAATAAAAGTTTATCAATTTATTCTTGCGCTTGTGGGTGGAAAAATCGTTAAAGTTTTTGCTATTAGTTATATTGGTTATGACTTTGTCGATTTGATACACCAACCACTTAAGCTAGCCATTCTAATTGTTTGTGTAGCGATTCTCTGGTTTATTGGCAAACGACTTGAGCACTGGATGTCAGGAAAAAATCTAAAATAA